AGGACGAAGGGTAACGTGAGGTAAAGCCGGTCGGTCCCGAGTTTTTCGCGAACCTCGGGCGAAACGGTGTAGATGGCGTAGGCCACGACGGTGGAGGCCGTCACGACCGACATCATCTGATCGAGAAAGTAGGGGCTGTACTCCCGAAGCGCCGACCTGTGACGGGTCGCCTTTCCCTCGAGCAGCACGAGCTCGTGGCGTCGTTTGGCGAACCCGAGAAAAAGGGCGAGCAAGAACGTGCAGATCACGAGCCACGGCGACACCGGTACGTCGATCACGACACCCCCTGCCACGGCCCGGATGACGAAGCCTGTGGCGATGGCCATGACGTCGAGAATGACGAGCTCCTTGAGCGCGAAGCTGTACGCGAGCTGCAGGACGAGATACGAGACCCCGAGCAGCAAGAATTGCCCGCCGAGCCAGGCCGCGAGGCCGACCCCACCGGCCGCCAGAGCCGAGGCGAGAAGCCCGGCACCACGCACGGACACCCGGCCCGAAGGAATCGGGCGGCGGGCCTTCAGGGGATGCTGCCGATCCCGCTCGCGGTCCCGGAGGTCGTTCACGACGTAAGCGGTGCTCGCGAGAAGACAGAACGCGACGAAGGCGAGGGAGACCGTCGCGAAAGCCCGGAAATCGAAGAGGTGCTTCGAGAAAATCAACGCGGCGAACACGACCAGGTTTTTCGTCCACTGTGTCGGCCGGACGAGCTGCACCCAGTCGGACCACGTCCCTCTCGACGCTTTTTCCCCGCTCCCCACGAGTCTCGTGGCCTCGCTTCTCATGCCGGAACCGAACCTCGGAGCCTCTCCCCGTAGGCTCGTTCGTAGTATTCACGGTATTCGCCCCGCTTGACCCGTTCCCACCACCCCCGGTTCTCGCGGTACCACCGGATGGTCCTGCG
The sequence above is a segment of the Candidatus Binatia bacterium genome. Coding sequences within it:
- a CDS encoding decaprenyl-phosphate phosphoribosyltransferase, with amino-acid sequence MRSEATRLVGSGEKASRGTWSDWVQLVRPTQWTKNLVVFAALIFSKHLFDFRAFATVSLAFVAFCLLASTAYVVNDLRDRERDRQHPLKARRPIPSGRVSVRGAGLLASALAAGGVGLAAWLGGQFLLLGVSYLVLQLAYSFALKELVILDVMAIATGFVIRAVAGGVVIDVPVSPWLVICTFLLALFLGFAKRRHELVLLEGKATRHRSALREYSPYFLDQMMSVVTASTVVAYAIYTVSPEVREKLGTDRLYLTLPFVLFGIFRYLYLVHQREEGGNPTQLLLTDGPLLADVLLWVATAAFLLYWSG